One window of the Acaryochloris sp. CCMEE 5410 genome contains the following:
- a CDS encoding macro domain-containing protein — MELHLVDQNPAVVKAWQTSFANVEGVFIHPGDILSIAEDTIVSPANSYGYMDGGIDHLYIKFFGLKIQTTLQKAIDKRSEGYLPIGCAEIIQTDHPRIPYMIAAPTMVTPEAIPSKNCFYSMMAILNLASQYPQISKLFCPGLGTGIGCVKPKLAAQEMVMAYRKWLHPS; from the coding sequence ATGGAACTCCATCTTGTTGATCAGAATCCAGCTGTAGTCAAAGCTTGGCAAACCTCATTTGCCAATGTTGAGGGGGTATTTATTCACCCAGGAGATATCCTCTCGATCGCGGAGGATACGATTGTTTCCCCAGCCAATAGTTACGGATATATGGATGGCGGAATTGATCATTTATATATCAAGTTCTTCGGATTAAAAATACAGACAACACTGCAAAAGGCTATCGATAAAAGATCAGAAGGATATTTACCCATTGGTTGTGCTGAAATCATACAAACGGATCATCCTCGCATACCGTATATGATTGCTGCACCAACCATGGTGACGCCAGAAGCAATCCCATCGAAAAATTGTTTTTATTCAATGATGGCCATCTTGAATTTGGCTTCACAATATCCACAGATTTCGAAACTCTTCTGTCCAGGTCTGGGAACAGGCATCGGTTGTGTTAAACCCAAGCTTGCTGCCCAGGAGATGGTCATGGCTTACCGAAAGTGGCTACATCCTTCTTAA